In Bacteroidales bacterium, the DNA window TATTCCCTGAATATTTCAAACATTTTATCTTGTAAAATCAATTCCTCCAATTCAACAGGGTCTGATCTTTTTGGTACCATTAATAACATTCCGTTATAATATTTTACAATATCAAAAACTTTCAGATATCCTGTTGATGGCACAAGATATCCATAAAAATAATCAATCTGATCACCCAAATAATAAATTGATGTATATAAACTTTTTCTTGATTTTAATAATTTTACTTTTTCATAGAATTTATTTTTTTCGAATAATTTAATTGCATCTTCTGTTAATATTTCTTCTCTTTTAAAAGGAATATTTTTTTTAATTATTTTTTTCATTCTGTTACTAATTTTAAATACCATTTCAATTGATAACTCTTTATCTAATCCTTTAATTTCACAAAAATATCCTTTCGAAACCGAATGTTCAATTGTTAATATTACATTCGGGAATAATTCTTTTGTGGCTTTAATTAGTATAAAAGATAATGACCTTACATACATTCGCATTCCATCGGGATGGGTAATATCAATAAATTTTATTGTTTTGGGTTTAAATATCCTGTATGAAAGTTCTTTCAACTTATTATTTACTAAAGCTCCTAAAATTGGGTAATCCAATTTTATTTTTTGGTCTTTTATTATTTCATGAAGCCTTGTTCCAAATTTATATGTTTTAGCAATTTGATTGTTTTCACATTTAATTTTTATCATAATCTAAATTTAATTATTTATATAATCAAACCCTCGAAATTTATATTTATTCTGTCATTTCGACTGAAAGGAGAAATCTCTTAACACAATGGATGTCAATTGAATGAGATTTCTCCTTTCAGTCGAAATGACAATATAGTAATTTTCTTACGAACACTATTTAACATTCCATCTGACAGGTTTTACCTTGACTCGTCAACATTAAAGTTATTATTTTAATTTTATAATGCGCTATTTTTGATGGACTGATTAGTAACCAATTCCTTTTTAAGAAACTTAGATGTATAACCAATATTTTTATTAATTATTTCTTCAGGTGTACCTGTACAAATTATTTCACCACCTTCTATCCCACCCTCTTTTCCTAAGTCAATTATATGATCAGCCATTTTTATTATATCAAAATTATGTTCAATAATAATAACAGTATTTCCTTTGTCAACTAATTTATTAAGTACTTCAAGTAGAATCCTGATATCTTCAAAATGTAAACCTGTTGTTGGCTCATCTAAAATATAAAGAGTTTTGCCTGTATCTTTTTTTGAAAGTTCAGCAGATAATTTAATTCTTTGAGCTTCGCCTCCTGAAAGAGTTGTAGAAGGTTGTCCGAGAGCAATATAGCCTAAACCAACATCCTGAATTGTTTTTAATTTATTATAAATTAAAGGAATATTTTTGAAAAATATAACTGCTTGGTTTATTGTCATATTCAGCACATCACTAATAGATTTGCCTTTAAATCTTACTTCAAGCGTTTCCCTGTTATAGCGTTTCCCGTTACATTCGTCACAATGAACATAAACATCAGGCAAAAAATTCATTTCAATTGTTTTTATTCCCGCACCTCTACAACCCTCACACCTTCCTCCTTTAACATTAAAAGAATATCTTCCGGCTTTATAACCACGAATTTGTGACTCGGGAAGTTTTTCAAATAATTTTCTGATTTCTGAAAAAATCCCTGTATATGTAACAGGATTTGAACGTGGTGTTTTCCCAATTGGTGATTGATTTACCTCAATAACTTTATCAATATGTTCAATTCCTGAAATAGAAGAATATTTTAATGGTTTTTTTACAGAATTATAGAAATGTTTATTTAAAATCGGATGTAAAGTATCATTGGTAAGACTCGACTTTCCACTACCTGACACTCCTGTTATACAAATAAATTTACCCAAAGGAAATTCAACATCAATATTTTTTAGATTATTACCACAAGCTCCCTTTAAAATAATAGAATTGCCATTCCCATTACGTCTTGATTCCGGTATTCTAATTTTTTTTTCACCGTTAAGATATTTCCCTGTTAATGTATCAGACATTAATATTTCAGACGGAGTACCATATGCAACAATTTCTCCACCATGTCTGCCGGCTAACGGACCTAAATCAACTATATATTCAGCCGACAATATCATTTCTTTATCATGCTCAACAACTATTATTGAATTTCCTGAATCTTTTAATTTCTTTAAAGAATCTATCAATCTACGATTATCCCGTTGATGCAATCCGATACTCGGTTCATCAAGAATGTATAAAACATTTACTAATTGAGAACCGATTTGTGTTGCAAGACGTATTCTCTGCCCTTCCCCACCCGAAAGGCTTGCAGAACTCCGATTTAATGAAAGATAATCAAGCCCGACATCAATCAAAAATTTTAATCTTTTCTGTAATTCCTTAATTATTTCTTTTGATATAGCAATTTGCTTAGAATTTAATTTCTGTTCAATATTTTCGAACCATAAATATAATTCACTAATATCAAGTCTTGATAATTCATTAATATTTTTACCTGCAACTTTAAAAAACAATACTTCATTTTTTAATCTTGAACCATTACAAACAGGACAAGTGATTTTTTTATGAAATTGGTTAGCCCAGTTCTTAGTATTATTTGATAATGAACCATTATATTGTTGTGTAATATAATTTATAATACCATTAAAACTTAAAAAATAATTCGATGATGAACCAAGAGGTGTTTTAATTAATTTAAAAGATTCACCTGAACCATATAAAATAATATTTAATATTTCTTCCGGGATATTTTTTATAGGAGTATCTATTGAAAACTTGTATTTATCAGCAATTGCTTCTATTTGCCAGTAAATCAGTGAACTTTTATATTTTCCTAATGGAGAAATTCCTCCTTTTGATATACTTAAATTTTTATCAGGAATTATCTTATCCATATCTATTTCGCTGATAACTCCAAGTCCTTTACATTTTGGACAAGCTCCCTGTGGTGAGTTAAAAGAAAAAGAATGAGGTGCAGGTTCGTTATATGATAATCCTGATGTAGGGCACATTAATTGTTTGCTGTAATGTCTAATATCATTTGATTCTGCATCAAGCATCATAATTTCTCCTTTACCCTGCTTCATAGCAATATTGACAGAATCGTTCAGCCTTTTTTTGTCTTTGTTATCAACAATTAGTTTGTCAATAACTATTTCAATATTATGGGTTTTGTAACGGTCTGTTTTTAATCCATGTCTTAGCTCAGTAATTTCACCATCAATCCTTGCATATAAGAAACCTTTTTTTAGTATTTGTCCAAATAGTTCCTTATAATGCCCTTTTCTTCCTTTAACAACTGGTGCAAGGATAAATATTTTTTTCCGTTTATAATGTACAAGTATTAAATCAATAATCTGGTTTACAGTATATTTAACCATTTCTTCACCTGTTTCCGAAGAATAGGCAATACTTGTTTTAGCAAATAATAATCTTAAAAAATCATAAATCTCGGTAATTGTTCCAACAGTTGAACGAGGGTTTTTACTTGTAGTTTTTTGTTCGATAGAAATAACAGGACTAAGACCGGTAATTTTATCAACATCGGGACGTTCCATACCTCCCAGAAATTGCCTTGCATATGCTGAAAAAGTTTCGATATACCGTCTTTGTCCTTCGGCATAAATTGTGTCGAATGCTAAAGATGATTTACCACTTCCGCTTAAGCCTGTAATTACAGTTAATTTATTTCTTGGAATTTTAACATCTACATTTTTCAGATTATGTACTCTTGCACCAAGTATATTAATACATTCCTCATCGGGGAATTTCTGCGGGTATTTATTTTTATAATTTTTTCTTGTCAATTCAAATTTTGTAATTTTTGTTACGAATTGTTAACTATATTATATTCCTAATTAGTATTTTCTGTTGAATCAGCAGATAATTCATAAAAATCAAAATTAAACTGCCTATAACCTTTCTCAGGGATTTTAATTACATATTTTATTTTTTTATCATTATTCAAATAATTTTCTCTAAGCCATGGGTTAAAATATTTCAATATTTTATAATTTATTGAAAAATGATGAGCAAAATCTGCAAGATCAGAAATAGAAGTATCAATTTCAATCTGATATGTAGGAATATTTTGATACAGGTCAGATTTTTCAAAGTTAAATCCATAATTATTTGAGTCAGACAGAATTAATTTAATTGCTAAAATTCTAAAAACATATCTTGAAGTTTCCTCTCCAAGAACAAGGTCATAATAATTATTTGATTTTTGTCTTGTTATTTGCTTATTAATATTTTTTCTGCCCATATTAAATGAAGCAGCAACTAAAGTCCAGTTTTTATATAATTTATATGCTTTATTAAAATATTTGCAAGCAGCAATTGTTGATTTTTCAAGATTATATCTTTCATCAACTTCATCATTAATAATTAACCCGAATTCTTTACCTGTACCTTTCAGGAATTGCCAGTAACCTTTTGCTCCTGATGGCGATACAGCGTTTTTTAGTCCACTTTCGGCAATTGCTAAATATTTAAAATCATCAGGAATGTTATTTTCTTTTAAAATAGGTTCAATTAAAGGAAAAAACCTGTTAGCTCTTTTAATAAATAATAAAGTTTGTGATTGCCAGTATGTATTAATTAATAGTTCCTGGTCAAGGCTTTCTCTTACATCAAAATTATGTAATGGAACTTCTTCTTCTGCAAAATCAAGTTTTTTTGGCAGCTCAAGGGCATATACATTATATTTTTCTTTGAATTCATTTTTATAATCAGAATTTATATTTTTATCGAAAGTAGAAAAATTAAAAAGCAATGTAATTGCCACCAATATAAATATAAGAATAACACTGTAGCTGATTTTATTATACTTCATAGATATTATTTTTCTAATAATAAATTATGGCTATGTTATAAATAAATGTGGAAAAAATATTCGTTCTTATTTGCAAAGAAAAATGCCTGCCTGTCGGCAGACAGGGAATATTGGAATACCTGCCGACAGGCAGGCATCATTCCAACTCAAAGCATTAATAATTTGAACGATAGCTTTTCTATATCCACAATATATTGCATCAGAGCCTAAATTATTTATCCGGTTTAGATATTTTTGTAATTAAATACAAAGAAACCAAAATTATTACAGGAAAAGAACCAAAAAATAAAATTTTAATAAAAGACATTTCTGTAATAAAATTTCTTAAAATTACCGATAATGAAATTGAAATAAGTGAAATAACAAATAAAATTATACCAACTTTTTTATCAGAAAGTCCGAAATATGAAAGATGATGTGTTGTGTGGTCTTTGCCACCAATAAAAGGGGATTTCTTTTTTAGCAGTCTGTTTATTGTAACGGTTGTAGTATCAGAAATTGGAATTATAAATGCTAATGCTACAGTAAGAATAGCTTTACTATTGCTAAAATCAACTTGTGAAGAATCAAAATTCCAGTAAAATATTATTCCAAAAGCAGCAAGAATAGAACCTAAGAACTGGCTCCCATTATCACCCATATACATTTTTGAAGGGTGCCAGTTAAAGAATAAAAAACTCAACAGAGATGCTAAAGTTCCGATACAAATAAATAAATAAAAAGACGAATTTGAATATTCTGATATAATAATATTTAAAATAATACCGATAATTATTGAAATAGAAATCAAAGATGATATTCCATCCATATTATCAAGCATATTAATTGAATTCATTATTCCAACAACCCATAAAATTGTTAATATATAGTTAAGATAGTTGTTTGAAAATAAATTTATATATGTTCCAAAATATATTAATATTACACCGCAAAGTATTTGAACAATAAATTTAAAATAATGAGAAGTATTAATTAAATCATCAGCAAGCCCCATAAAAAACGAAAGAGTAATAATTAGAAATAAACCTATAAATTTATCATTATTAATAAGATCATATCCAAAAAAGAAAAAATAAATAATAATTGTAAATAAAAAAACAGAATAAAATGCTATTCCGCCAAAAATAGGTTTAGCCTGTGTATTCCATCTAACTCCTGAAATATTTGCTTTTATTAAAGTATATTTTTTCGATTTATTAAGAAAAAATTTGTTAACAAAAAACCCAATAATAATTGTTACGAAAAAAAAAATAATATATAACACAGTTTCAAACATTAATAATCCTATTATATTTGATATTTAACTAAAAAAGAACATCTTTTTAATAAATACTTTTTTCCTTTTAATTTCATCATCTTCATAATATCCATACCCATAGCCATATCCCGATTTTGAAAGAGGATATTCAACATTATTAAGTACTAACGAAAGATTTGTAAGATTCTTTTCACTTATTAAATTATTTACATTTTGAAGGAAATTTCGTTTTGAAAAATTTGCTTTAATAACATAAATAGGATAATCGGCTCGCTGGAAATGAGTTAAGGCATCAGAAATAATTCCTGCAGGAGGCGTATCAATTATAATAGTATCGTATGAATTTTTTAATGTTTCAATCAAATTTTTCATTTCCTTTCCTAAAACAAGCTCAGATGGATTAGGAGGAATAGGCCCGGCGGTAATAAAATCAAAATTTTTTATCTCTGTATGTTTTATACACTCATTTATATTATGTTTATTGATAAGAATTGTACTTATTCCCTTTTGATTTTCCGATTCAAAACTTTGATGAATTTTTGGTTTACGAAGGTCTAAATCCATTAGTATTACTTTCTTGCCTGATAATGCGATAATTCCTGCTAAGTTTATTGCAATAAAAGTTTTTCCTTCACCCGAAATTGTTGAAGAAACCGCCATTACCTTAGGTCCTTTTCCGTGTGCAATATATTCAAGATTTGATCTTATAATTCTAAAAGCTTCAGAGAACATAGAATTTGGCTTTTTATCAACAAGCAGTTGTGAACAAGGAATTTCTTTTTTATAAAAAGGAATTGACCCTAATACAGGAGCATTAGAATATGATTTTAAACTATTGATTGATGTAATTTCATTATAAAATAAATATCTGACTAAAATTATTAATATACCTATTACAATTCCTATTATTACAAAAAAGAAATATATTTTTTTATTAATAGGACTTATTGGTATTCTCGGAGTATTAGCTTTTTCGAGTATAATGTTTTCAGAAACATATCCAGCCTGAGAAATTAAATATTCAGCTTTTTTCTCAATCAATTTATGATAAAAACCTTCGTTTATTGAATAAAGTCTTTCAAGTTTTGAATATTCAATTTCATTAAATGAAGATTCATTAAATATTTTATTCTCATATTCAGCAATTTTTTCTTTATAATCTTGATTTTTATCTGATAATCTGGTGATTGTAGATTTAATAAAGTCCGTAAGTATTTGTCTTTGATTATTAATTTGTTTTTCAAGAACTTTAATTTTATAATTATTAGCAGTTACATCATTAAGCAATTGTTCTTTTTGGTTTAAAAGTTGTTGAAGATTATTTAAAATATTTACAACAATTGCTTCGGATTTTGTTCCTGTTAAAAGGGCAATTAGTTCATAAATATTTAGTTTATTATTATTATTGATTTTTTCATTGATTTGTTTTAATGTAACAAGCTCAAATTCAAGATTTAAAATTTCGTTTTCAAATTCATTAATTTTGGAAACAAATAAAGGAAAAGGTGAGGCATTATAATTATTTGTAAAACTAATTTTATTTTCAATTTTAAATTCGTGCAATTTTTTCTCAGTTTCATCTAAATTTTTATAAACAGTTTTTAATTGGTCATCAATAAAACTTAAAATATTTTTATCTCCTTCTTTCTTTTTTTCAATATCATATTTAATAAATTCTTCAGAAATAACATTAACTATTTCACTTGATATAGTTGCATTATTTCCTTTATAAGATATTGATATAGTATTTGCGTATTTATTTAAAAGATATATTTCAAGATTATTGATATGTTCAGGAATAATCTCATTGGGATTTTTAATAACAAAAAAATATTCATCTTGTTTAATATCATTAATTTGTTCAAGAATTGTGTTAAAATTATTTATTGAAATATGAATTTTTGCTCCGTAAATATCTTTCCATGTGTTTGGAATTAATTCGTATTCATAAATTTTACCATTAATCTCATAGCTAATTTTAGATGTTTGGTCTTTGTTAAAATAAATATATAAAGGAATATCATAAATATCTGTATTTTTTATATCAGCATATACAATATATGGAGACGATCTATATAGTTCGTTTGATAAAAATGTACCTTGTACATAATAACGAACATTTAATGGTAATTTATCAAAAGTTCTTCTTAAAAATTCTTTTGATCTGAGTAATTCAATAATATTTGAAATATCTTTATTTTCATAATAATTTTCAAAATTGAGAATTTTATTAGCTTTATTATTTTCACATATTTGAATAATAGAGGTTGCTTTATAAACTCGCGGAGTATAACGCATATAAACAAAGGCAGCAATAACCGAAATAATGATAATAAAAGCAATAATCCAAAAACTTTTTTTTAATATATATCTAAAAATTTGGGGGTCAAAATTTTCATTTATTAATGATATTTTTTTTTGTTGCATTATTTATTTTATTTATAATGAAAGGATACCTATTACCAAAATAACTGTTGAAATTAAATTCAAATAAGGACCTATTTCACCGAGTATTCTTGAAGCATATCTAGGTCTTGTTTCTACATATAATATATCATTTGCCTGAAGTATTAAATTAGCTTTTTGTAAATCTTTAAGATTATAAATATTATAAATATATACTTGAGGATTATTATTCAAATCTCCTCTTATTAATCTGATTTTGAATGATTTGTTATTATCTGATAATCCCCCTGTTTGTGCAAGTGCTTCAATCAAAGTTAAATTTTCTTCAGGTATATTTATTACAGAACCCGTTGCCCCGCCATCTTTAAATATAAAAACTTTTCTGTTTGTAACTGAAATTTGAACAAATGGATTTTGAAAATACTTTGAGTATTTTTCTTCTAAAATCTTTTCTGCCTCACGTATTGTAAAACTTGATATATATATCCTTCCTAGTGTTGGCACTTTTACCAGCCCGTCAAATTCAACTAAATATTCAATAATATTTCTATTATTTTGTTGATAATTAGTATTTGAAGAAATATCAATTAGCTTAAAACCGTCATTTGTAGTAACTCTTATGTTTAATTTATCAAAAGGTTTAATTTTGTATTCTTTTTCAGAAGGTTTAAATTCAGAAAATTCAAAATTTTTATCCGTTTTAAACATTTCATTGGGACGAATAACTTTACAGGAAATAAAACCTGCAATAATTATTATATATATTAACCATTTATACATTTTGATTTTTTTCTCAAATATAAATATTAAAATTATTAAAGTTGATTTTTTTGACAATCAAAAACAAAACTAATTATATAAAAGATTATAATAAAGATTTTTTGTATTATCAACAAGACGTGAATAATGAAATTTATCTTTAACATGAGTCCATCCTTGTTGTGACATGTTATTTCTTAATTCATCGTTTTCGGTGAGAGCTAATAATTTATTAGAAAAATCTGAGGAATCTCCGTTTTTTGAAAGTAATGCTGTTTTTTCAGGAATAACAACATTTTCAATACCACCAACATTTGTACTAACAATTGGTTTATTTGCTGCTTGTGCTTCAATAAGGCTTACAGGAGTACCTTCATTTAATGATGTTAAAGCAACAATGTCTATACCTGCATAGGCATTGTCAATATCTTTTATCCATGATGTATAGGTTAGTGTTGCTTTCCTGTTTTCTTTTTTTGAGTCGATATAGTCAATTTTTAAGTCATTTGATTTTTTTTCAAGAATATTTCTCGATTCTCCATCACCTATTATAAATGCACGTATTTTTTTCCTTGAATTTTGTTGAACATATTTTATTGACATTAAAAATAATTCATGATTCTTAATTGGTACTAATCTTCCAATAATACCAATAGCAATTTCGTTATCACTAATATTATATTTTCTCCTGAATTCTATTCTTTTTTGGATACTATTTTCTTGAAATTTATCTAAATCAAAACCTAAAGGAATTACTTCAATATTTTCAGCTTTTGTTATATTATATATTTCTGAAAGATCATATTTTTGTTTTTCACTAATTGCAATTATCTTACTACTTCTCTTAGCAAGATTTTGTTCAATATTTTGAAATACTTGAGTTTTGTATGATCTAAAATAAGAATGAAATATATGACCATGAAATGTATGTATAATAACAGGGACTTTACTTCGTAGTGCAGCAAGTCTTCCTAATGTTCCGGCTTTTGATGCATGTGTATGAACAATATCCGGTTTAAAACTATCTATTATGTTTTTGATTTTACGGTAAGCTCTTATATCGTTAAACGGATTAATTGCCCTTCGCATTTCAGGAATAATTAAGGGCTCAATTCCAAGATTTTTTACAATATATTCTGAACTATCTTCTGATTCTTCTTTCGGACCTCCAACTAATAAAGTATCAAAGTCATCAGACATGTACTTTGTCAGATATGCCGCATTGTAAGTAGGGCCTCCAAGATTAAATCTGTTAATTATTCTTAAAACTTTTGGCATTCAGATAGTTGTATTAAATAAATATTTTGCTAATATATTAAAGAATACTCATTTTATCTATATTAAGTTTCAAAATTGTTATGAGATGTCAATTGTTATTGACTAAATGAAATATTTTTTCCACCAATATTGAAATACGATTAAATTCCAGATTTGTGATTGAACTTCGGTAGGATTATTTGAAAATAATTGTTTTTTCAACATTCTTATCTGATCTATATTAAAAATATTCTGACTTATTATAAAATCATCATTTAACAAATCATCAGTAATCATTGATTTAAGTTCATTTTTTAACCATTTAAGCAAAGGAACTTCAAACCCCTGTTTAGGTCTGTTATATAATTCATTAGGTAAATATTCTTTAAATGTATCTTGTAATATCCTTTTTCTAAATGAATTGTTTATCTTAAAATCATCAGGTAATGAAAAAACAAAATCAACAAGATTATGATCTAAAAAAGGTGTTCTTACTTCCAAATTATTTGCCATTGACATAGAATCAACTTTTGTGAGCATATCATTCTGGAGGACAAGGTGCATATCAGTATAAAGCAATTCTGATAAACCTGAATTATTATCAATTTCATTCAAAATGAGTTTTTTTCTCTTATGATAATCTTTTTCGTTATATTTGGTAATTAATAATTTTTTTGCTTCTTTTTCATTTATATATGAACACCATCGCCAGTAACGTTCTTTTTCATTAATTTTAAGCCCTTCACTATATTTGTATATTTGTCTTATTCTATTGAATAGTTTGTTATTTCTTGATTTCGGTAAAATCTCCCATAACAATAATCCGGCTTTGATTGAACTGTTTATTAATGATTTTTTCTTTGCCAAATAATGAGCAAGGTGTTTGTTATATCCGGCAAACATTTCATCTGCACCATCACCTGATAATGCAACTGTTACTTTTTGCCTCGTATATTTACTAAGAATATAAACTGGCAGAGCCGATGAATCACCAAAAGGTTCATCAATATAATCTAAAACATCAAACAAATTTTCAAACAGATCATCATTTGATAATCGAAATACTGTATGATTAGTATTATATTTTTTTGCAACTAATTCAGCATATTTTGTTTCATCAAAAAACGGTTCGTCTTTATATCCTATCGAAAAAGTATTCAAATTATTTGTATGCCTGGCTGCAAGTGCAACAATTACTGACGAATCTATACCACCACTTAAAAATGCACCAAGAGGAACATCCGAGACTAATCGTAAACTTACAGATTTGTCAAGCATATCGAATAACTTCCGTTTTGCATCTTCATAAGAAATATCTGAAATTGAAATTTTTGGATGAGGTATTTTATAATATGATTGATATTTAATTTTTCCTTTCTCAATTTTAATAAAAGTTCCCGGAGTTAATTTTGAAACATCTTTAAAAATTGATTGAGTACCGGGTATATAACTTAATTGAAAATAATTTAATAAAGATACTTTATCAATATCTTTATGAATGCCATAAGATAAAATGGCTTTCATCTCAGATGCAAAGATGAACTTGTTTTCATCTTTATAAATTAATAATGGTTTTATTCCTATTCTATCTCTTGCAATAAAAAGTGTTTCATTAATTTTATCATAAATTGCGAAAGCAAAAAAGCCATTTACTTTTTCAAGGCAACTAATACCTTCTTTTATAAAAAGATTTAATAATACTTCAGAATCGCTTTTTGATTTAAAAGAAACACCTTGTTTTAAAAGTTTTTCTCTATGTTCTCTGTAATTATAAAATTCACCGTTAAAAACAATTGTATATCTTCCGGAAACATCTGTTAAAGGTTGGTTTGCAGCTTCGGATGTATCAATAACAGCTAATCTTGTATGACCAAGGGCTACATTATTGTGCTTGAATATTTCACTATTATCTGTCCCACGTTTTTTAATAGTTTTTACAGAAACATTTATCTTATCAAGATATTTTCTGTCTGATTCATTGAAAACAATTATTCCTGAAATACCACACATATATTTATTATAAAATTTAGCAAATTTATTAAAATTATATTACTCATCCATAGAAAACATAGGATCCCAAGGTGGAAGAACAATTGGTTTCTGGTCTAATATTTTTAATGTTTTTGCATCAACAAACTTTTTCAGAACAACAATCCTGAACATATATTCATCAAACCATTTGTCGGTAAATGTCAGGTAACCATTATGTCCACTTTTAGCACCCCAGCTATTTTCAAATTGCCATTTTATTGGATTTTCATTTTCATCAACATCAACTGCTACTAAAGCCATTCCATGTGAGGAGCCACTTTCTCTGCTTAATATCCTGTCTTTTTTATTCATCCCAAATTTAATTCCATAAATAGCTTCATAATCATAATTATCAATTGATAATAAGCCTTCATTTTTATTTAATTGTTTGCCAACATCACATGAAGCATACATAGCTTCATTATTTTTAATTGATTCCAAAGCAAAAACTTTTATTTCATCTGATGGAAGATTAATATAGATCCAGTTTTTACCTTCCAATACGTTTCTGTCATATTCTATTTCATAAAGTTTGTAATATTCTCTTGTAGGATCATTCATTAACAAGACATAATCATCAAGATTAACTTCAGGAAGTATTTCCTGCATAAAGCTTAATGGTGTAA includes these proteins:
- the uvrA gene encoding excinuclease ABC subunit UvrA; this encodes MNILGARVHNLKNVDVKIPRNKLTVITGLSGSGKSSLAFDTIYAEGQRRYIETFSAYARQFLGGMERPDVDKITGLSPVISIEQKTTSKNPRSTVGTITEIYDFLRLLFAKTSIAYSSETGEEMVKYTVNQIIDLILVHYKRKKIFILAPVVKGRKGHYKELFGQILKKGFLYARIDGEITELRHGLKTDRYKTHNIEIVIDKLIVDNKDKKRLNDSVNIAMKQGKGEIMMLDAESNDIRHYSKQLMCPTSGLSYNEPAPHSFSFNSPQGACPKCKGLGVISEIDMDKIIPDKNLSISKGGISPLGKYKSSLIYWQIEAIADKYKFSIDTPIKNIPEEILNIILYGSGESFKLIKTPLGSSSNYFLSFNGIINYITQQYNGSLSNNTKNWANQFHKKITCPVCNGSRLKNEVLFFKVAGKNINELSRLDISELYLWFENIEQKLNSKQIAISKEIIKELQKRLKFLIDVGLDYLSLNRSSASLSGGEGQRIRLATQIGSQLVNVLYILDEPSIGLHQRDNRRLIDSLKKLKDSGNSIIVVEHDKEMILSAEYIVDLGPLAGRHGGEIVAYGTPSEILMSDTLTGKYLNGEKKIRIPESRRNGNGNSIILKGACGNNLKNIDVEFPLGKFICITGVSGSGKSSLTNDTLHPILNKHFYNSVKKPLKYSSISGIEHIDKVIEVNQSPIGKTPRSNPVTYTGIFSEIRKLFEKLPESQIRGYKAGRYSFNVKGGRCEGCRGAGIKTIEMNFLPDVYVHCDECNGKRYNRETLEVRFKGKSISDVLNMTINQAVIFFKNIPLIYNKLKTIQDVGLGYIALGQPSTTLSGGEAQRIKLSAELSKKDTGKTLYILDEPTTGLHFEDIRILLEVLNKLVDKGNTVIIIEHNFDIIKMADHIIDLGKEGGIEGGEIICTGTPEEIINKNIGYTSKFLKKELVTNQSIKNSAL
- a CDS encoding lytic transglycosylase domain-containing protein gives rise to the protein MKYNKISYSVILIFILVAITLLFNFSTFDKNINSDYKNEFKEKYNVYALELPKKLDFAEEEVPLHNFDVRESLDQELLINTYWQSQTLLFIKRANRFFPLIEPILKENNIPDDFKYLAIAESGLKNAVSPSGAKGYWQFLKGTGKEFGLIINDEVDERYNLEKSTIAACKYFNKAYKLYKNWTLVAASFNMGRKNINKQITRQKSNNYYDLVLGEETSRYVFRILAIKLILSDSNNYGFNFEKSDLYQNIPTYQIEIDTSISDLADFAHHFSINYKILKYFNPWLRENYLNNDKKIKYVIKIPEKGYRQFNFDFYELSADSTENTN
- a CDS encoding undecaprenyl/decaprenyl-phosphate alpha-N-acetylglucosaminyl 1-phosphate transferase, with the protein product MFETVLYIIFFFVTIIIGFFVNKFFLNKSKKYTLIKANISGVRWNTQAKPIFGGIAFYSVFLFTIIIYFFFFGYDLINNDKFIGLFLIITLSFFMGLADDLINTSHYFKFIVQILCGVILIYFGTYINLFSNNYLNYILTILWVVGIMNSINMLDNMDGISSLISISIIIGIILNIIISEYSNSSFYLFICIGTLASLLSFLFFNWHPSKMYMGDNGSQFLGSILAAFGIIFYWNFDSSQVDFSNSKAILTVALAFIIPISDTTTVTINRLLKKKSPFIGGKDHTTHHLSYFGLSDKKVGIILFVISLISISLSVILRNFITEMSFIKILFFGSFPVIILVSLYLITKISKPDK
- a CDS encoding polysaccharide biosynthesis tyrosine autokinase — encoded protein: MQQKKISLINENFDPQIFRYILKKSFWIIAFIIIISVIAAFVYMRYTPRVYKATSIIQICENNKANKILNFENYYENKDISNIIELLRSKEFLRRTFDKLPLNVRYYVQGTFLSNELYRSSPYIVYADIKNTDIYDIPLYIYFNKDQTSKISYEINGKIYEYELIPNTWKDIYGAKIHISINNFNTILEQINDIKQDEYFFVIKNPNEIIPEHINNLEIYLLNKYANTISISYKGNNATISSEIVNVISEEFIKYDIEKKKEGDKNILSFIDDQLKTVYKNLDETEKKLHEFKIENKISFTNNYNASPFPLFVSKINEFENEILNLEFELVTLKQINEKINNNNKLNIYELIALLTGTKSEAIVVNILNNLQQLLNQKEQLLNDVTANNYKIKVLEKQINNQRQILTDFIKSTITRLSDKNQDYKEKIAEYENKIFNESSFNEIEYSKLERLYSINEGFYHKLIEKKAEYLISQAGYVSENIILEKANTPRIPISPINKKIYFFFVIIGIVIGILIILVRYLFYNEITSINSLKSYSNAPVLGSIPFYKKEIPCSQLLVDKKPNSMFSEAFRIIRSNLEYIAHGKGPKVMAVSSTISGEGKTFIAINLAGIIALSGKKVILMDLDLRKPKIHQSFESENQKGISTILINKHNINECIKHTEIKNFDFITAGPIPPNPSELVLGKEMKNLIETLKNSYDTIIIDTPPAGIISDALTHFQRADYPIYVIKANFSKRNFLQNVNNLISEKNLTNLSLVLNNVEYPLSKSGYGYGYGYYEDDEIKRKKVFIKKMFFFS